From Bradyrhizobium sp. AZCC 1610:
AGAACTGCGGCGCCGTCTCGCCGATCCGTCCCGCCCGCAGATCGAACTCGATTACATCGAGCGGCTGTTGAAGGATTATTGAGCGGGGCTCGGCTCAACCGACCGTCATCACGCACACTGTCGTCACCCGCGAAGGCGGGTGTCAGGGATTGATCGAGAAGCCGCGGCGTACTGGATCCCCGCCTTCGCGGGGATGACGAGCTGAGGATGTGGCGGCACTGGTAGACCGCCCTCCCAGCTACCCCGCCTTCCCAGCCGCCAGCGCATCCGCCACAGCCGTGCGGATGTCGTGCACCGAGAACGGCTTCGTCACCACGTCGTGTACGATGGCGTTGAGGCCGGAGGCGCGTTCGCGCTGATCGGCGAAACCCGTCATCAACAGGATCTTCAGCTTGGGAAAATCGCGCGCCGCCGTCAGCGCAAGTGCGATGCCGTCCATCACGGGCATCTGGATGTCGGTCAGCAGCAGGTCGAACGTGCCGTGTTCGCGGGTCAGGATATCGAGCGCTTCGGCGCCGTCCTCGGCGGTGACGGTCTCATGGCCGTCCATGGCGATGGCGCGCGCCACCAGCGAGCGCATGGAATCCTCGTCATCGGCAATCAGCACGCGTGGCATGAAGTCGTCTCTCTCGCCTCAGGCGGCCTGGTTCAGGCGTGGCCGGCCAGATCCCGCTTGTTGAAAAAGCGTACGTCAATATTGCGGCCTTCGGGCGGCGGCGAAGCCAGCCGCGACTTGAAGTAGGCGCGCTCGCCGGGCTTGAGCACCGGCTGCTCGAGCACCGCGTTCCAGGCATAGATCTCGGCGCCTTGCGCGTCGCGGACGGAAAAGCGCAGCCGCGGCAATTCGACCGGCTTCTTGGTCTCGCCTATGATCACGCCTTCGATGACCAGGACCGGCTTGCCGTCCACGGTCTCGTTGCTGATCTTGATGTCCTTGAACGCCAGCCCGCGCAGGTTCACCTCCAGCCCGACCATCTTGTAGAACGTCGCGGTTTGCGGCAGCAGCCGCACGGTTTCAGCGCGCCAGATTATCAGCGCCAGGATCAGCGCGCCCATCGCGGCGCAGGCGGTCGGCAGGCCCAAGGACGGCATGAAGGGGATGCGGGGCAGGGAGGGCAGCCGGAACAGGCGGGCCAACCGCTGGCGGTGCGTGGTGATCGGGATCCCCTCATGGTTTTCCGCATCCAGCCGGGTGGCCGACGGCCAGTCGCTGTCGCCGCTTGGTTGCGATCCTTCGCCCTCGGCCGGCCAGCCGGCCGAAATCGAGGGGCTGTCGACCACCGGGGTGTCATGCCCCTCCTCCTCGCGCGCCAGCGCCTCCCACTCGGCCGCGGCATCGTTCGCGGCCGGCGGGGCCGATTGCGCCGAAGTTGGCATGGCGGCCGGCCCGGCGGCCGCCATTTCGATCGCGTCTTCGGGCCGCGCCAGCCAGGTCTCCTTGCAGCGCGAACAGCGGACGGTACGTCCGGCGGGCCCCAGGGTGGCAGGATTGATGGCGTAAGATGTTGTACAATGAGGGCAAACGATATGCATGGAGCCCATCTCACCAGTGTCTTTGCCCGGATGCTACATAGCGACCGTTAACGAATCGGAAACCATAACGGCCGCAAAACCGTTTTGTCCGGTTGGTGCCCAAACCAGCGGGCCACGAGCCCAAAGTTCAGGTTCGGGTCCAGGTTCAAGTCCGGGGTTTCCGGCCGCGGTCCACGCCGAGCGGAGCTCGGTCACTACCCACGCCGAGCGGAGCTCGGCC
This genomic window contains:
- a CDS encoding response regulator — encoded protein: MPRVLIADDEDSMRSLVARAIAMDGHETVTAEDGAEALDILTREHGTFDLLLTDIQMPVMDGIALALTAARDFPKLKILLMTGFADQRERASGLNAIVHDVVTKPFSVHDIRTAVADALAAGKAG
- a CDS encoding MJ0042-type zinc finger domain-containing protein, whose protein sequence is MHIVCPHCTTSYAINPATLGPAGRTVRCSRCKETWLARPEDAIEMAAAGPAAMPTSAQSAPPAANDAAAEWEALAREEEGHDTPVVDSPSISAGWPAEGEGSQPSGDSDWPSATRLDAENHEGIPITTHRQRLARLFRLPSLPRIPFMPSLGLPTACAAMGALILALIIWRAETVRLLPQTATFYKMVGLEVNLRGLAFKDIKISNETVDGKPVLVIEGVIIGETKKPVELPRLRFSVRDAQGAEIYAWNAVLEQPVLKPGERAYFKSRLASPPPEGRNIDVRFFNKRDLAGHA